Proteins from a single region of Pseudomonas phenolilytica:
- a CDS encoding urate hydroxylase PuuD, with translation MDAHLTEWLNLGIRWIHMIVGIAWIGASFYFVWLENNLNRSNPREGLSGDLWAIHGGGIYHLEKYKLAPPQMPENLHWFKWEAYTTWLSGVALLLVVYYLNPSLYLIAPGVELSPAAAVAIGFGSLIVGWFIYDLLCDSPLGKTPALLGLVLFVLVIAACWGYTQIFSGRAAYIHTGALLGTIMVGNVFRIIMPAQRALVAAIEQNRTPDPVLPAKGLLRSRHNNYFTLPVLFIMISNHFPSTYGSQYNWLILAGLAALSVLVRHFFNTRHDSNRFAWALPAAAVGMVCLAFVTTPNRQPAAPNLAATPAERASAAAAAHAQGSMFEEVNEVIHERCTVCHSAQPSSPMFSAAPAGVMFDTPEQIRQQAAKIHAQTVASQIMPLGNITQMTQDERDLLASWIAQGARIE, from the coding sequence ATGGATGCTCATCTGACCGAATGGCTAAACCTGGGAATCCGCTGGATTCACATGATCGTCGGCATCGCCTGGATCGGTGCTTCGTTCTATTTCGTCTGGCTGGAGAACAACCTCAACCGCAGCAACCCGCGCGAAGGGCTATCGGGTGACCTCTGGGCCATCCACGGCGGCGGTATCTACCATCTGGAAAAATACAAGCTGGCACCGCCGCAGATGCCGGAGAACCTGCACTGGTTCAAGTGGGAGGCCTACACCACCTGGCTGTCGGGCGTCGCCCTGCTACTGGTGGTCTACTACCTCAACCCAAGCCTGTACCTGATCGCACCGGGCGTCGAGCTGTCCCCCGCCGCTGCCGTGGCTATCGGCTTCGGTTCGCTGATCGTCGGCTGGTTCATCTATGACCTGCTCTGCGATTCACCGCTGGGCAAGACCCCGGCGCTGCTCGGTCTGGTGCTGTTCGTGCTGGTGATCGCCGCCTGCTGGGGCTACACGCAGATCTTCAGCGGCCGCGCAGCCTACATCCACACCGGCGCGCTGCTCGGCACCATCATGGTCGGCAACGTGTTCCGCATCATCATGCCGGCACAGCGCGCGCTGGTCGCCGCCATCGAGCAGAACCGCACGCCTGATCCGGTACTGCCGGCCAAGGGCCTGCTGCGTTCGCGGCACAACAACTACTTCACCCTGCCGGTGCTGTTCATCATGATCAGCAACCACTTCCCGAGCACCTACGGCAGTCAGTACAACTGGCTGATCCTCGCTGGCCTGGCGGCACTCTCGGTACTGGTGCGGCACTTCTTCAACACCCGCCACGACAGCAACCGCTTCGCCTGGGCACTGCCGGCGGCCGCCGTCGGCATGGTCTGCCTGGCCTTCGTCACCACGCCGAATCGCCAGCCGGCCGCGCCGAACCTCGCCGCCACCCCGGCCGAACGCGCCAGCGCAGCGGCCGCCGCCCATGCGCAGGGCTCGATGTTCGAGGAGGTCAACGAGGTGATCCACGAGCGCTGCACCGTCTGCCATTCGGCCCAGCCGAGCAGCCCGATGTTCAGCGCCGCGCCGGCCGGGGTGATGTTCGACACGCCCGAGCAGATTCGCCAGCAGGCGGCGAAGATCCACGCGCAGACCGTCGCCAGCCAGATCATGCCGCTGGGTAACATCACCCAGATGACGCAGGATGAGCGCGACCTGCTTGCCAGCTGGATCGCCCAGGGCGCCCGCATCGAGTGA
- a CDS encoding ureidoglycolate lyase, protein MRTLTIEPLTKEAFAPFGDVIETEGSDYFMINNGSTRRYHKLATVETAQPDDRAIISIFAAEALEMPLVIRMLERHPLGSQAFVPLHGNPFLVVVAPLGDAPVPGHVRAFASNGRQGVNYHRGVWHHPVLTIEKRDEFLVVDRSGSGNNCDEFFFTEDQQLLLDPQP, encoded by the coding sequence ATGCGTACGCTGACCATCGAACCGCTGACCAAGGAAGCCTTCGCCCCCTTCGGCGACGTCATCGAGACCGAGGGCAGCGACTATTTCATGATCAACAACGGCTCCACCCGCCGCTATCACAAGCTGGCAACGGTGGAGACCGCACAGCCGGACGACCGCGCCATCATCAGCATCTTCGCCGCCGAAGCGCTCGAGATGCCGCTGGTCATCCGCATGCTGGAGCGTCATCCGCTGGGCAGTCAGGCCTTCGTGCCACTGCACGGCAACCCCTTTCTGGTCGTGGTCGCGCCACTTGGCGATGCACCTGTACCGGGCCACGTCCGCGCATTCGCCAGCAATGGCAGGCAGGGCGTCAATTACCACCGCGGCGTCTGGCACCACCCGGTGCTGACGATCGAAAAGCGGGATGAATTCCTGGTGGTCGATCGCAGCGGTTCTGGCAACAACTGCGACGAGTTCTTTTTTACAGAGGATCAGCAACTCCTCCTCGACCCCCAACCCTAA